A stretch of Suricata suricatta isolate VVHF042 unplaced genomic scaffold, meerkat_22Aug2017_6uvM2_HiC HiC_scaffold_27, whole genome shotgun sequence DNA encodes these proteins:
- the LOC115284939 gene encoding golgin subfamily B member 1-like: protein MDGVDTKENIAFLQKKVSELENEKRALLLSSVELEELKAENEKLSSQITLLEAQNRSGEADREISEIGVVDTSRLNKISSSGEESGQDVLDNTFSQKHKELSVLLLEMKEAQEEIAFLKLQLQGKKAEGDPEVSDQKEMKQTESEEIPIVSMRILPEDTGQHFSSVPHEESSLPTVDKEEQMTTKHQNRTSEEISINDTEIELKSTKQDDVDKSPSAMPGICQCHQDELERLKRQISELEISSHKAEEIYEENLDEKAKEISNLTQLIDEFRKNADDTNSAFTALSEERDQLLSQVKELSVVTELRAQVQQLEASLAEAERQRRLDYESQTTHHNLLTEQIHSLSIEAKSKDVKIEVLQNELDGVQLQFSEQSALTKSLQSQLQKKENEVLEGEERVRDISNKMEELSQALSQKELEIAKMDQLLLEKKRDVEALRQTIMEKDQQVTEISFSMTEKMVQLNEEKFSLGIEIKTLKEQLNLLSRAEEAKKEQVEEDKEVVSGLKQNYDELSPAGLLSKEELQHELDLVKKESEQRKRKLQAALINRKELLQRVSRLEEELAKVKDESMKEIPLNESEKREIGEDKESKEDSEKCVTAKCQEIEISLKQIISEKEVELEHVRKDLEEKVAAEEELQAVIKQMNQNLQEKTNQIDLLQEKIIENQAVIQKLTTGNKDVGNGDSAAPVKETVVISPPAIGSGEHWKPELEEKVLDLEKEKEQLQKKLQEVLTSRKAILQKAQEKERHLKEELKQQKDDYNRLRDQFDEQKKENEDIGDQLRQLQIQVKESVDRKLLDIDQQDPDSPTQSLKETLFIGTEQQPSQPISESDLLSHPRDGDALQGGTSVAQIKTQLKEKEAQKEELELKICSVTSELTKKSEEVFQLQEQINKQDLEIQSLQTASHEAEAHAESLRQKLESSQLEIAGLEHLRELQPKLDELQKLLSRKEEEGRCLSGQLSEKQEALTKVQTEIMEQEDLIKALHTQLEMQAKEHDEKIKQLQVELCEMKQKPEEIGEESKAKQQIQRKLQAALISRKEALKENRSLQEELSLARETIEHLTKSLADVESQVSAQNKEKDTFLGKLALLQEERDKLITEMDRSLMENQSLNGSCESLKLALEDLTEDKENLVKEVESLKCSKIAESAEWQEKHKELQKEYEILLQSYENVSNEAERIQHVVETVRQEKQELYGKLRSTEANKKETEKQLQEAEQEMEEMKEKMRKFAKSKQQKILELEEENDRLRAEVHSGGGTSNDDVEALLSSNSNLKEELERVKTEYKTLSKEFGALMAEKDSLCEEVRDLKHQVEGTVSKQANLEATEKHNQRDTIEGATQSVLGETNESLNMSTRPEYSESILSEKSDKKPDENENVSSHDEISNYLQHIDQLKERIDELEEEKQKEREFSQTLQNERNALQSQISTKDGELKVLQEEITRINLSNQQMQEELARVTKLKETAEEEKDDLEERLMNQLAELNGSIGNYYQDVTDAQIKNELLESEMQNLKKCVSELEEEKQQLVKEKTKVESEIRKEYMEKIQGAQKEPGNKSHAKELQELLKEKQQEVKQLQKDCIRYQEKISALERTVKALEFVQTESQKDLEITKENLAQANEHCKKAETELASFKVLLDDTQSEAARVLADNLKLKKELQSNKESVKSQMKQKDEDLERRLEQVEEKHLKEKKNMQEKLDALRREKVHLEETFGEIQITLNKKDNEVKQLQENLDSTVAQLAAFTKSMSSLQDDRDRVIDEAKKWERKFSDAIQTKEEEIRLKEENCSVLKDQLRQMSIHMEELKINISRLEHDKQIWESKAQTEVQLQQRVCDTLQGENKELLSQLEETRHLYHSSQNELAKLESELKILRDQSTDLNNSLEKCKENKENLEGIIKQQEADIQNCKFSYEQLETDLQASRQLTSKLHEEISMKEQKIISLLSAKEQEIQVAVAELHQQHNKEIKELENLLSQEEEENIVLEEENKKAVDKTNKLMETLKTIKKENLQQKAQLNSFIKSMSSLQDDRDRIVGDYQQLEERHLSVILEKDQLIQEAAAENNKLKEEIRCLRSHMDDLNSENAKLDAELIQYREDLNQVISRKDCQQKQLLEAQLQQNKELKSECAKLEGKLKESEEAEADLRRSTLALEEEKQGLSREIESLNTSISQLKRQLAALQEEGTLGIFQAELKVKEEEVQKLSTTLSSSQKRITELEKELVCVQKEAAKKVGEIEDKLKKELKHLHHDAGIMRNETETAEERVAELARDLVEMEQKLLTVTKENKDLTAQIQSFGRSMNSLQNSRDHANEELDELKKKYDASLKELAQLREEQGLLSRERDALVSKAALSTNSTEDSSLPHLEKLNQQLLSKDKQLLHLSSQLEDSYNQVQSFSKAMASLQNERDHLLNELQKFRKSEEGKQRSAAQPATSPAEVLSLKKAMSSLQNDRDRLLKELKNLQQQYLQINQEITELRPLKAQLQEYQDKTKNFQIMQEELRQENLSWQHELRQLRVEKSSWEAQERRMKEQYLMAISDKDQQLSHLQNLMRELRSPSSHTEALKVQYQRQASPETLASLDGSQNLVYETELLRTQLNDSLKEIHQKELRIQQLNSKFSQLLEEKNTLSVQLGDTSQSLRESQQHYTDLFHHCAVLEKQVQELQVGPLNIDVAPGAPQEKNEAHRKSDPEELREPQLSFSEAQQQLCNTKQEMSELRKLLEEERDQRVAAENALSVAEEQIRRLEHSEWDSARSPIIGSCGAQEQALLIDLTSSSCRRTRSGAGWKRVLRSLCYSRTRVPLLAAVYFLMVHVLLILCFTGHL from the exons ATGGACggg GTAGACACTAAGGAGAATATTGCCTTTTTGCAAAAGAAAGTGTCAGAACTTGAGAATGAAAAGAGAGCTTTGCTCCTTAGTTCTGTAGAGCTGGAGGAACTGAAAGCTGAGAATG AAAAACTGTCTTCTCAGATTACTCTCCTGGAGGCTCAGAATAGAAgtggagaggcagatagagaaatTAGTGAG attggcGTGGTTGATACTAGCAGGCTCAACAAGATCAGCTCTTCTGGTGAGGAGAGTGGACAGGATGTTCTAGACAATACATTTTCTCAGAAACATAAAGAACTGTCTGTTTTATTGCTGGAAATGAAAGAAGCTCAAGAAGAGATTGCGTTTCTTAAGCTGCAGCTCCAGGGGAAAAAGGCGGAGGGGGACCCTGAGGTCTCTgaccagaaagaaatgaaacagacagAGAGTGAAGAAATACCTATAGTTAGCATGAGAATATTGCCTGAAGATACAGGTCAACATTTTTCCTCAGTGCCACATGAAGAGAGCAGTCTTCCAACAGTTGACAAAGAAGAGCAGATGACTACTAAACATCAAAATAGAACATCTGAGGAAATATCTATAAATGATACTGAAATCGAATTAAAATCAACCAAGCAGGATGATGTTGATAAATCACCTTCTGCTATGCCAGGAATTTGTCAGTGTCACCAGGATGAATTGGAAAGGCTAAAAAGGCAAATTTCAGAACTCGAGATAAGCTCTCATAAAGCAGAGGAAATCTATGAGGAAAATTTAGATGAGAAAGCTAAAGAAATCAGTAACCTAACCCAGTTGATTGATGAATTTAGGAAAAATGCCGATGACACCAACAGTGCATTCACTGCTTTGTCTGAAGAAAGAGACCAGCTTCTTTCTCAAGTGAAGGAACTTAGTGTGGTAACAGAACTGAGGGCTCAGGTACAACAACTGGAAGCGAGCCTTGCAGAAGCAGAAAGGCAAAGAAGACTTGACTATGAAAGTCAAACAACTCATCACAACTTGCTGACTGAACAGATCCACAGTCTCAGCATAGAAGCCAAATCTAAAGATGTGAAAATTGAAGTTTTACAGAATGAACTGGATGGTGTGCAGCTTCAGTTTTCTGAGCAGAGTGCATTGACAAAAAGCCTGCAAAGCCagctgcagaagaaagaaaatgaagtgctCGAAGGGGAAGAACGTGTGAGGGATATATCAAATAAGATGGAAGAACTTTCTCAGGCTCTTTCACAGAAGGAACTTGAAATAGCAAAAATGGATCAACtcttattagagaaaaaaagagatgtggAAGCCCTCCGACAAACCATCATGGAAAAGGATCAGCAAGTGACAGAAATCAGCTTCAGTATGACTGAGAAAATGGTTCAACTTAATGAGGAGAAGTTTTCTCTTGGGATTGAAATTAAGACTCTTAAGGAACAGTTGAACTTATTATCCAGGGCTGAAGAGGCAAAAAAAGAGCAGGtagaagaagataaagaagttGTTTCTGGCCTTAAACAGAATTATGATGAGCTGAGCCCAGCAGGGCTCCTAAGTAAAGAAGAACTTCAGCACGAATTAGACCTtgtaaagaaagaaagtgaacagagaaagagaaagctccAGGCAGCTCTTATTAACAGAAAGGAGCTTCTACAGAGAGTCAGTAGATTAGAAGAGGAATTGGCCAAAGTGAAAGATGAATCTATGAAAGAGATCCCTCTCAATgagagtgagaagagagaaataggagaagataaagaaagcaaagaagactCAGAAAAATGTGTGACTGCTAAGtgccaagaaatagaaatttctttaaaacagataATATCTGAGAAAGAGGTGGAACTAGAGCATGTAAGGAAGGATTTAGAAGAAAAGGTAGCAGCTGAAGAAGAGTTACAGGCTGTGATCAAACAGATGAATCAGAACCTGCAAGAGAAGACAAACCAAATAGATTTGCTGcaagagaaaataattgaaaaccaaGCAGTCATCCAGAAGTTAACCACAGGTAACAAGGATGTAGGCAATGGAGACTCAGCAGCACCTGTAAAAGAAACAGTGGTGATCAGCCCTCCTGCCATAGGCAGTGGAGAACACTGGAAACCAGAGCTGGAAGAAAAGGTACTggaccttgaaaaagaaaaggaacaactTCAAAAGAAACTACAGGAGGTGTTAACCTCTCGAAAGGCAATTCTACAGAAggcacaggaaaaagaaagacatcttAAGGAGGAGCTAAAGCAACAGAAGGATGACTATAATCGCTTACGAGACCAATTTGatgagcagaagaaggaaaatgaggacaTCGGAGACCAGCTAAGACAACTCCAGATTCAAGTAAAGGAGTCTGTAGACAGGAAACTCCTGGACATTGAccagcaggatccagactctccaactcaaagtttaaaagaaactttattcATAGGTACAGAGCAGCAACCTTCTCAGCCCATTTCAGAGTCTGACTTGCTTTCTCATCCTAGAGATGGAGATGCTCTGCAGGGCGGTACTTCTGTTGCCCAGATTAAGACCCAGCTGAAAGAGAAGGAGGCCCAGAAAGAGGAGTTGGAATTGAAGATTTGTTCTGTGACAAGTGAGCTTACTAAAAAATCAGAAGAGGTATTTCAGTTACAAGAGCAGATCAATAAACAGGATTTGGAAATACAGAGTCTGCAGACAGCATCCCATGAAGCTGAAGCCCACGCAGAAAGCCTGAGGCAGAAATTGGAAAGCAGTCAGCTAGAAATTGCTGGATTAGAACATTTAAGAGAATTACAGCCTAAACTGGATGAACTGCAGAAACTCctaagcagaaaggaagaagaaggtaGATGCCTTTCTGGACAGCTTAGTGAGAAACAAGAGGCGCTTACAAAAGTACAGACAGAGATAATGGAACAAGAGGATTTAATCAAGGCTCTTCATACACAGCTGGAAATGCAAGCCAAAGAACATGATGAGAAGATAAAGCAGTTACAGGTGGAACTTTGTGAAATGAAGCAAAAGCCAGAGGAGATTggagaagaaagcaaagcaaagcaacaaATACAGAGGAAACTGCAAGCTGCCCTTATTTCCCGAAAAGAAGcactaaaagaaaacagaagtctcCAAGAGGAGTTGTCTTTGGCCAGAGAAACCATAGAACATCTCACTAAGTCTCTGGCAGATGTAGAAAGCCAAGTTTCtgctcaaaataaagaaaaagatacattctTAGGAAAGTTAGCTCTTCttcaagaagaaagagacaagctcattacagaaatggacagatcttTAATGGAAAATCAAAGTCTCAATGGCTCTTGTGAAAGTCTGAAATTAGCTCTGGAGGATCTTACTGAAGACAAGGAAAACTTAGTGAAGGAAGTTGAATCTTTGAAATGTTCTAAGATTGCAGAAAGTGCTGAGTGGCAAGAGAAACACAAAGAGTTACAAAAAGAGTATGAAATTCTTCTGCAGTCCTATGAGAATGTTAGTAATGAGGCAGAAAGGATTCAGCATGTTGTGGAAACTGTGAGGCAAGAAAAGCAAGAACTATATGGCAAATTGAGAAGCACAGAAGCAaacaagaaagagacagaaaagcaatTACAGGAAGCTGAACAGGAaatggaggaaatgaaagaaaagatgagaaagtttGCTAAATCTAAACAGCAGAAAATCCTAGAATTGGAAGAAGAGAATGACCGGCTTAGAGCAGAGGTGCATTCTGGAGGAGGTACCTCAAATGATGATGTGGAAGCACTTCTTTCTTCCAATTCCAACTTGAAAGAGGAACTGGAAAGGGTCAAAACAGAGTATAAAACCCTTTCTAAGGAGTTTGGGGCTTTAATGGCTGAGAAGGACTCTCTATGTGAAGAGGTTCGAGATTTAAAGCATCAGGTTGAAGGTACTGTATCCAAACAAGCTAACCTGGAGGCCACTGAGAAACATAACCAAAGGGATACCATTGAAGGGGCAACACAGTCTGTCCTAGGTGAGACTAATGAGTCTCTGAACATGAGCACAAGGCCTGAATATTCAGAATCTATTCTGTCAGAGAAGAGTGACAAGAAGCCTGATGAAAATGAGAATGTCAGTTCACATGATGAAATTAGTAACTACCTGCAGCATATTGATCAGCTCAAAGAAAGAATTGATGAAttagaggaagagaagcaaaaagaaagagaatttagcCAGACTttacaaaatgagagaaatgcCTTACAGAGTCAAATATCAACAAAGGATGGTGAACTAAAAGTGCTTCAGGAAGAAATAACCAGAATAAATCTATCAAATCAGCAAATGCAAGAAGAACTTGCCAGAGTTACCAAGCTAAAAGAgacagcagaagaagagaaagatgattTGGAAGAGAGGCTTATGAATCAATTAGCAGAACTTAATGGAAGCATTGGGAATTACTATCAGGATGTTACAGATGCCCAAATAAAAAATGAGCTACTGGAATCCGAAATGCAGAACCTTAAGAAGTGTGTGAGTGAattggaagaagaaaagcagcagTTAGTCAAGGAGAAAACTAAGGTGGAATCAGAAATACGAAAGGAATATATGGAGAAAATACAAGGTGCTCAGAAGGAACCTGGCAATAAAAGTCATGCAAAGGAACTTCAGGagctgttaaaagaaaaacaacaagaaGTAAAGCAGCTGCAGAAGGACTGCATCAGGTATCAAGAGAAAATTAGTGCTCTGGAGAGAACTGTAAAGGCCCTAGAGTTTGTTCAAACAGAATCCCAAAAAGATTTGGAAATAACCAAAGAAAATCTAGCTCAAGCCAATGAACACTGCAAGAAGGCAGAAACAGAATTGGCTAGCTTCAAAGTACTGTTAGATGACACTCAAAGTGAAGCAGCAAGGGTCCTAGCAGACAATCTCAAGTTGAAAAAGGAACTTCAGTCCAACAAAGAATCAGTTAAAagccaaatgaaacaaaaagatgaagatCTGGAGCGGAGACTGGAGCAGGTAGAAGAGAAACACCTGAAAGAGAAGAAGAACATGCAAGAGAAACTGGATGCTTTGCGTAGAGAAAAAGTCCACTTGGAGGAGACATTTGGAGAGATTCAGATTACTTTGAACAAGAAAGACAATGAAGTTAAGCAACTTCAGGAAAACCTTGATAGTACTGTGGCCCAGCTTGCAGCTTTCACTAAGAGCATGTCTTCCCTCCAGGATGATCGAGACAGGGTGATAGATGAAGCCAAGAAGTGGGAGAGGAAATTCAGTGATGCTATTCAAacgaaagaagaagaaattagacTCAAAGAGGAGAATTGCAGTGTTCTAAAGGATCAACTTAGGCAGATGTCAATCCATATGGAAGAACTGAAGATCAACATTTCCAG GCTTGAACATGATAAGCAGATTTGGGAGTCTAAGGCCCAGACAGAGGTCCAGCTTCAACAAAGGGTCTGTGATACTCTGCAGGGGGAAAACAAAGAACTTTTGTCCCAGCTAGAAGAGACTCGGCATCTGTACCACAGTTCTCAGAATGAATTAGCTAAGTTGGAATCAGAACTTAAGATTCTCAGAGACCAGTCAACTGATTTAAacaattctttagaaaaatgtaaggaaaataaagagaatttggAAGGGATCATAAAGCAGCAAGAGGCTGACATCCAGAATTGTAAGTTCAGTTATGAACAGCTAGAGACTGATCTTCAGGCCTCCAGACAACTGACCAGTAAACTACATGAAGAAATAAGCATGAAGGAGCAGAAGATTATAAGCCTGCTTTCTGCCAAGGAACAGGAAATCCAAGTAGCTGTTGCTGAACTGCATCAGCaacataataaagaaattaaagaattggAAAACCTATTgtcccaggaggaagaggagaatatTGTCTTAGAAGAGGAGAACAAAAAGGCTGTTGACAAAACCAACAAGCTTATGGAAACACTGAAAACcatcaaaaaggaaaacttgCAGCAGAAGGCTCAGTTGAATTCCTTCATTAAATCCATGTCTTCTCTCCAGGATGACCGAGACCGCATAGTAGGTGACTACCAACAGCTGGAAGAGCGACATCTCTCTGTCATCTTGGAAAAAGATCAACTCATCCAAGAAGCTGCTGCTGAgaataacaaacttaaagaagaaattcGATGCTTGAGAAGTCATATGGATGATCTCAATTCTGAGAATGCCAAACTAGATGCAGAACTGATCCAGTATAGAGAAGACCTAAACCAAGTGATATCAAGAAAGGACTGCCAGCAAAAGCAACTCCTTGAAGCCCAACTTCAGCAGAATAAGGAGCTGAAAAGTGAATGTGCTAAATTGGAAGGGAAGCTAAAGGAGTCTGAGGAAGCAGAGGCGGATCTGCGGAGGTCTACTCTTGCTCTAGAGGAGGAGAAACAAGGTTTGTCTAGAGAGATTGAGAGCTTGAACACGTCTATATCCCAACTAAAGAGACAGTTGGCAGCCTTGCAAGAAGAAGGAACTTTAGGGATATTTCAGGCcgagttaaaagtaaaagaagaagaagtacaGAAGTTGAGTACTACCCTTTCCTCCTCTCAGAAGAGAATTACAGAACTGGAAAAGGAGTTGGTTTGTGTTCAAAAGGAAGCTGCCAAGAAAGTAGGTGAAATTGAAGATAAACTGAAGAAAGAATTAAAGCATCTTCACCATGATGCCGGGATAATGCGAAATGAAACAGAAACCGCAGAAGAGAGAGTGGCAGAGCTAGCAAGAGATCTAGTGGAGATGGAACAGAAATTACTCACagtcaccaaagaaaataaagatctcaCAGCACAAATCCAGTCTTTTGGAAGGTCTATGAATTCCCTACAGAATAGCAGAGATCATGCCAATGAGGAGCTTGatgaactgaaaaagaaatatgatgcCAGTCTCAAGGAGCTGGCACAGCTGAGAGAGGAACAGGGCCTCttgagcagggagagagatgcTCTTGTTTCTAAAGCTGCCCTTTCAACGAACTCCACTGAGGATAGCAGCTTGCCTCACcttgagaaacttaaccaacAGCTTTTGTCCAAAGATAAGCAACTGCTTCACTTGTCCTCACAACTAGAGGATTCTTACAATCAAGTGCAGTCCTTTTCCAAGGCTATGGCCAGTCTACAGAATGAGAGAGATCATCTGTTGAATGAACTGCAGAAATTCCGCAAGTCAGAGGAGGGAAAGCAGAGGTCTGCAGCCCAGCCTGCAACCAGCCCCGCTGAAGTCCTGAGTTTAAAAAAAGCGATGTCATCACTCCAAAATGACAGAGACCGACTA CTGAAGGAATTGAAGAATCTGCAGCAGCAATACTTACAGATTAACCAAGAAATCACTGAGTTACGTCCACTGAAGGCTCAACTTCAGGAGTATCAAGATAAGACAAAAAATTTTCAGATTATGCAAGAAGAGCTAAGGCAGGAAAATCTCTCCTGGCAACATGAGCTGCGTCAGCTCAG GGTGGAGAAGAGCTCCTGGGAAGCCCAGGAGAGGAGAATGAAGGAGCAGTACCTTATGGCTATCTCAGATAAAGATCAGCAGCTCAGTCATCTGCAGAATCTTATGAGGGAGTTGAGATCTCCTTCCTCCCATACTGAGGCTCTCAAAGTGCAATACCAAAGACAG GCATCCCCAGAGACACTGGCATCCCTAGATGGATCACAAAACCTAGTTTATGAGACAGAACTTCTTAGGACTCAGCTCAATGACAGCTTGAAGGAAATTCACCAAAAGGAATTGAGAATTCAGCAACTAAACAGTAAG TTCTCTCAACTACTCGAAGAAAAAAACACTCTTTCAGTACAGCTTGGCGATACCAGTCAGAGTCTTCGTGAGAGCCAGCAGCACTACACTGACCTTTTTCATCACTGTGCGGTCTTGGAGAAGCAGGTCCAGGAGCTGCAAGTG